GACCAGGTAAGAACTCCAGGTACACGGGTGTGATGGCCGCGGTCAGATGACAGGGACAAGCCAGTAGCATTGAGTCATCGGGTATCTGGCTGCTCGACCCGCAAGACCCGGGTAAGCGGCTGCTGACACTGGCCGGCCGGGTATAGCGCCTGCACTGCCAGCGAGGAGGATGTGCTGATTGCAGCACATGTCGTCATGACATGACCTTCCACCTTGTCAGGGTCTCAGTACAGCCACAGTACGATGccagatgtgtgtgtgcgggtggaTAGGTGGGTGCTTACATGTTTGTTCTCTCTTCCGCTCTCTgtgatgtacacacacacattctttagCTATAACCAGAACATTCCAGCTGCTTACAGACAAGAAGCCCAGCGCACGAGCAAATTAGAACATCGAGACCACACgtggacagacacacacaccaaggcCATGCTAGGGTTAAGGCCACAGAGTTCCTGTCCTCCTAGTGACAGTCCTCCCAGCAACATCCTCTGAGAGTTGTTGATCCTCCTGACACACTTGTCATCACCGTCTCATACTTTACCCGCCTAGTCACCAGTCGTCATCCTCATCTCACATGTTTTCTCCTTGTTTGTCTCATGAAATGACCCATGAGGTGACGTTTCCACTACCTGTGGTGTCGTGACACACTGCACAGCATTGTTCAAAGGGGAGGCAACGCTGGAGCACAGCACACGTTTAACTGTTGTACTGAGagttttccatcttttttaaagatgttgagGTGTCATCACACATATACACCGCCATACAGGTTAACGTCACACAAGAGCCGAAAAGGTTCGCTAAACCTCGGGAACCAGTTGAGTGAAAGTTGAGTGTACGTCACACAGTAGGATGACTTGAGACAACACGTCACAACATTGCTGATGTCTCACCGTGACAGTACCTTTCACTACGCTCTCACCCAACTTCCATCCACTCCGCGTGGACACGCAGGTGTTTGACTGGATTCACACCTTGCAGGTGCACCTGTCGCTCACACGGGGCTGTACACTTCTTTCCCGAACACCTGCTCTACCAACGCCAAAAAGGACCGTTAGTCTTTAAATCGTTAGTGCAACGTCTACAAGCGTGAGTTGTCATTACAGAAATACCACGCCTCTCTCCACAAAATGAAGTCATTAGTAATCATACAGATGATAGGAATGATAAAAGCTGAGTAGATGAAGTCATTAGTAATCATACAGATGATAGGAATGATAAAAGCTGAGTAGATGAAGTCATTAGTAATCATACAGATGATAGGAATGATAAAAGCTGAGTAGATGAAGTCATTAGTAATAATACAGATGATAGGAATAATAAAAGTTGAGTAGATGAAGTCATTAGTAATTATACAGATGATAGGAATGATAAAAGCTGAGTAGATGAAGTCATTAGTAATCATACAGATGATAGGAATGATAAAAGCTGAGTAGATGAAGTCATTAGTAATTATACAGATGATAGGAATGATAAAAGCTGAGTAGATGAAGTCATTAGTAATTATACAGATGATAGGAATGATAAAAGCTGAGTAGATGAAGTCATTAGTAATTATACAGATGATAGGAATGATAAAAGCTGAGTAGATGAAGTCATGGAGtgctgtgagtgagagaagctatctgtagtgttgtgtagtgtggTGTTAGTAGTGAGAGAAGCCATGTGTAGTGGTGTATAGTGTGGTGTTAGTAGTGAGAGAAGCCTAGTAGTCCATATAGTGTGGTGTTAGAAGTGAGAGAAGCTATCTGTAGTGCTGTATAGTGTGGTGTTAGTAGTGAGAGAAGCCATGTGTAGTGGTGTATAGTGTGGTGTTAGAAGTGAGAGAAGCCATGTGTAGTGGTGTATAGTGTGGTGTTAGAAGTGAGAGAAGCCATCTGTAGTGCTGTGAGTGCCCTCCCCCAGGTGTAGTTTTGTTGGTACAGAATGGAATGGCTTCAGCTGTGTTTTTGCTCGGTGTTTGCAGTCCACATGTTGATTGTCCATGCTACAAGCGACACTGATATTTCCAATGCAATGCTCGACATGATGAAGACCTCTGTGATCTTCCTTCCATCGTACCTGGAGACTTCAGTAAGTGCGAGACCAGTGAATCACAATTTGAGTTACGAGAGAGTGGTCAGTTGTGTCGCTCTGAAGACCGAGGCCAGACATGGGAACAACAGGTTGCTGCTCCGCCTCTCCACTGTCACTGTTTGTTGCATTTTGTCTCGTCTCACTTTCCGCACTGAGTTGTCGGTCCTTTGTCCTATTCCGTGACCCGGAGGACCGGTGGACCACTGGTCTGAGATCTACCTCTTGACCTGTCTGACAAGGGTGACCCTGCCAGTGCTCTCGTCGGCATCATTCTAAGAATCATCGAAACACGCAAACCCCTTGACCAGGACAAGGTGGTCAGACCGGTGGGGGCGCTCTGCGCATGAAGGGGAATATTTCTGTCTTCGATCACTCTCAAGCTTTGTTTTGACCTTGTCTTGGTCGGTCTTTCTGTTGTCACCTCGTGCCAGTCTCTCTTGTGTATTAATGCGCATCTCCATCGAGCTTTCCGGAGCTGCTGTTATCCCCTTCTTGGCGTCGTCTTTCGTTTTCTTGTCCAGTTCtccctcctttggtcacagaggTCAAGGCTATTACTAGTAAAGTAAGGttgcttcttcttcctctgtctcCCTGCCACATCTTCTGCTGTTGAAATACCACTTCGAAATTTTCAGCAAGGTGTCTATATTGCTGATTATTTAGGGTAGTAAGTTTACCTCCAAAacgcccccccccccgaaaATCTTTGCTATGTTTAGCTCTCTCAACAACGGATTTGGAAGTTTGTTTAGTCAAGCTTATTATGGTTATGGTCTGTATATGCACCTTGATATGTCTCTCATTTGGCCCTGTCGAGGCTTgatgatgctggatttgaaaaGCCTTTGCAGAAGAAGTAGTTGCATGTAAGTGCAATATtgatattatattaatgttgtGAGTTCTGGCAAAGATACAGATGGAAGTGAGTGCAAGGCGTAACGCTGATGACGGCTGCCACCACTTGTTTGTGCACAAGTAAGCCTACACCATGCTTGTGGTTGGTTTTCTCTCCACTGCACCAGATCTTGTGGCCTTTATACGTCGTTGTTCCCCTTcagtttggtcacgtgatccccACCAGGTGCACCATGTTCCAATGTTCCAACGGTAACGTTGTAGCTCATGAAAGAGTTCTCTCTCCTTCCCGCACTGGTGCAGCGTGCAAACATTCCAGTGGATGTTTCTTCCTTTGTAAATTTTATGGTTGCTTTGGCTTCAGTCCCACACTTTTAGATGCTCCCACCCTGATTAGGTCCCTTTCGGCTGTCATCAACGCCCAGAGTCATCGAGACAATAAATGAGAACTGCCAATGTTTGACAAACCTCTTCCCTAAAGTAAAACATAACAAGTGAGTGAAAggagtttgtaaaaaaaaaaaaggacttggGACAGAGTCCAGTAAATGCCAACACCCAAAGCTGAACTACACCACATGCGTGGTGCCAAAAATAGATGAGCGTttgtgagaaagggacagaagCAGCTGAAATCTTAACCTTTCTTTATGCTTCCTCTGCGTTCAGTAAGCTCGGCATCTGTAGCGAAGGAACAGCTGTAAGGTCACACCAACGCCAGAAATCGCCTGCAGGTCCTGCCAGGCATGCAGAGAGTGGTTTGGGCTCAACCCACGTGGTAACTGCCAGCCCCACAAGACATCTGATAGCACTGTACCCTAACCCTGCTCCAACCTGCAAGCCTGGTGTGATCTGCCTTGTCCTTCACACACTCATAACATGGTCTGAAGTCTAGATGCCCAGGCTGTCTACCTCTTCATACAGGTGTACTCAACTCTGACACTTCCCTCACAGTAGTCTTGTCTACAAATGTCCTTCATACAGCAGTAATCTTGTCTACAGTCTGCAGCTGTCCACCATACAGCAGTAATcttgtctacagtctacagctgtccacacacacacacataacatggTCTGAAGTCTAATGCCTAGCTGTCTACCTCTTCATACAGGTGTACTCAACTCTGACACTTCCCTCACAGGTAGTCTTGTCTACACTCTACAGCTGCCCTTCATACAGTAGTAGTGTTGTCTGCAGTCTGCCAGACCAGCAAGTCTATGTCAAAGAAATCAAACAACTTTGTAGGATGGTTTGCCATGCATCCGGTTGCTTCGACTGCTCACAGGCGGCACAAATGTCAGCCATACCGTCTCACACCTCGAGCCAATCTCTTTCTAAACACAACAGACGACGACTCACTGTACAGTCAGTCAAGATCATGTCTAACTGTAGAGTAAGCCAAAATCATGTCTTAGGTTAGTGGAGTAGTAACTACGTGACTTGATTAACTGTGGCATTTCATGATATGTCTCAGGTAGTTAGGGACCAGAGGTATTAAACTATagacagtgtagtgtgtcatgAACATGTCTGGAATAGAGTGACCAGACGACAATATGTCAAACTGTAGACGTCACGAATATGTCTGGAGTAGAATGACTGCATTCGTTTTTAAATGGTTAATTCAGTAAATGATGAGTTACTTTGAGAGGTTATCTTCCACAACCACGCTTGCAATGTCAGTGAGGTTTATCACGATCTTTGTAAAGTGATTTTAACCACGACCACTTAGCATGCAGATTACTGTAACTGTCGACAGAGCGGCCAATCTGTGCTCAGGGCATTCAAAAAGCTGACACTGACATTTGTAAACATCGAATTTTTACAATCATTTCTTGAACATTCAGATTTCTAGACTTTGTCCTAAGGCATCAATtgttaaataatctttcttACGTTTGCTACctgcatttattttgattatcaTAGCTTTTAGACGCTTTCTATACTCTTAGCacattttctcacttttctacatttctccctctctgtgaacgtaggtgtaggtgtgcaaATCTCGGGCTTGGCAGTCTCTACCCGAGGATATTTCGCATTCTTTTGTATGTCAACTTTCCAGGGAAAGCGTCTGGGGGTTATTTTGGGAATCGTCTATCTTTTCCCAGGTAGAGCTGCCTCAATTATTcccattatttttgtcttttggacCAAAGTGACGTTTCTGCTGCTACTGATATGTCTGTTGAGAAAAATCAGTTTCCTTATGAGTTTAGGAGTTTACTGTTTACCAGAATACGTCAGCATTGTGACGCCGCGGTCGTCTGCTTTGGGAGGAACATCAGTTTAATGACAGCTAGGATATGGCGTTATCTGTGATGTCGTCTGTGTAGTCCTGATGATGCCTTCATTTAAACCATGCCAGTTCTCTATACCTTCATTTCCATCATGTCCCATAGGATGCCTTCATTTACATATCAATCCTTTCCAGTATTATGTTTATCTTCTAGTGTATGGCAGTAAGACAACACTTTGTGTTCTCTAATTACATACCTCATTAAACACGGAAGTTGTAGCATTCAGCATAAAATGTGCCTTTTGCAGTCCTCCACTGACTGTTGCATTTAATCGTGTATGACATGTGCTCAGTTTAATCGTATGTGATGTGTGCTCATTATGTTGTCACTCAAGCATGAATGACAATGAGTGGGTTTGAGTTTCAGGCCCTCATCTGTAACAACATAAAGTGAACGGCAAGAATACACGACACTGACATTCACAGCAACATGTTCCACTTTTCTGTAAGGTAGCCAAACAGGAGCATAgcagtgcaaaacaaaaacaaaaacaaataaaaccttaACTAACAATAAGGCACTCAAGATggaaaacataaacacacacgctGGAGACTGCTTACTAAACACACACTGGCAGAGTAACCTGTAAAAGAACCCATGTTCTTCCACCAGTTATCACTATTAACATTGATATTTATTGATTATAACATTTCCTGCAGTGACAAAAGCTTCCAACTTCTAATTGAagtgcaaacatttattttaaatattgtagcATATCTCAAAAGTACTAGGCTGaccaaacatttctaaaattctAACACACCACTGATATGTaagtaaacagacaaacagacatcTATTCCAATGACTGAAGTAAACAACCCACAGGTGACAGAGGAGGCATGAAATCAGAAGCACTCGCCTCTGTgtaaaagacagaaatttttaattttaagaaaggTGTATTTTTCTTACACTTTACTAATTAACTATACTGGTTTAAAGATGCAGTTTCTCCCAGGAATACCATTCGTCTGGGAACATAAAGACTAGCCCAAAGAATGGATGCAATACCTCATCATACCCGTTCATGAAAGTGTTGCAGCAAACTGCTACAGAACCATAGCTTGATCAGCGACCTCAGCAAAGCAATTATCTGAATCGGATCAACTTCCCCGTGGAACAACTGCTAACCCTGATCtgaacagatcttcaactgtcacatccTGATAAAAAAGCATGTTCAACACCAGCAGAAACACTTTCATAATCTTATCAACTTTCAacaggcatttgacagagtccaGCAGGAGGGACTGTGGTAGGTGAggtgaaaattcaacatcaaagagagCTTCATTCAAGTCACTGAAGCGCTGTACAAGAGCTCAGTGAACACAGTGCTACTAGTAATAGACAAAAGATTTGTAGAGCGCAAAATAATAGTCATAAAGAGCATGCTTGTAGCACTTATGAACAAGAACAACATATgcgggacagaagaacaaacaaataacatatgaatgttgcaaggataaacaacagtaatgaTGACAAATAAGAGACAAATACAGAACATGCAAAGGGGAGCCAAATAACAACAACTGAAAGTATCgggattttgcaaaaggaagacaagtagggaaGCTGCGATAAGGGGAATTCGGGTGGGTGTCAAAGGACTAGCACTGTGTGGACTAGACAACTAAATGACAACTTTCTTTCATACAACAGGCACCACGGAGTCTTGTCGTCTCATCCAGTGGTCACACCCAACGACCAGTCCCAGAAGTCTAGGATAATCGTTTGACTATTGCTACCTATCAAAAGATGAACGAATGACGTCTCTTATATGACACTGAATTCTATGAGGATCAGAAAATGCGGTCAGTCTGCCTTCCACAACTTTAGTTTCAGTGACAGCACAACTCCAGCTCTGTGAAATGCATACACCTGTATCTAGTAAGCTAAAACAGTTCTCATACAATGACAAAATACAACAGAAGACAGAGGCTTGGTTAAAACATACATGTCAAAAGCCAAAACAATTGTTTAGCAACACATAAATCTAGGGTAAAAAGTTTAAGGTGGAATCAAACACAGGTGTCTGCACCTTAACTGTTTTGGTATCGAAGAAGATTTAAGTTTCAAGTATGCAAGAATTACATCtactgcttaaaataaaaagctaattCCTATTTGTTACTGGTATTTTTTAGAACAAGGCCTAGAAAGCCTGAAATATATCATGGTTATTTAACTCCAGCAGCCTGTACACTCTACCTGTCTACCAGTACGCTAGCAGTGTGTCTATTCATTTAACTCCAGTAGTATGGTTGCACAGTTCAGCCAGTCATACATCTCTTGACTGGTATGGGTCGCTGGGGGTGTGAGGAAAAACATGGATACATGTGGCAGTTGACAAGACCCACCACTCATGGTTGTTTTGGTTGATAGGGAGCTGGTCCTACACAGGATGACTAGTCAAGTCacttcttcctctgaccaccaaGGCATTGACCGCTCTCCAAAGTGTCATGCCCGGTCTCATGGCTAAGCCAGACCAGCTTACACTGCTGGAATGTTTGAGTAGTGGTTACTGCTGTTCTGAGTGTGGCAAGTGGACTTCATACAGTCATTGGTTCTCTGAATGAGATCTGCGGCAGGTTCTTGTTCTCCAGTCAGCAAGGCATTTTCATGGTTTCATACAATTAGCTCctcttataaaattttaaagcaaattatgcgagtaataaaaattttttaaatctcaaagCAAATTAATCTTTTGTGTGAATAAGACTATTTTATTGGtcttaaaatctttaaaacaaacttgaaaatcACAAGAGTATCGGTCCAAAAGACTTAAGCCATTCAGCATCAATGCTGTGCATTAATGATGCAGTTGTAAAATGTCCTTACAAACATGATCAAATACCAAAAGAACTACAGGTCTAATTAATATAAGCTGCTTTTGCTTATTGTTTCTCAAAATGTCAGCGCCTGCAAGCAGTTCCACAAAAATTACTTAGGAGAAAGAAAGTAATCTTAGTGaattaaaattgaatttttcaCAAGCAATTTACAAAAGAGGATTAGGGTGGAAAAGAAAAGCCTTGTAAAAGTCTAGCCCTGCTTTGATGCACTGAAAGAGCAGATTATAGCCAATCTCCCTTTCTTCATGATTTCCAGAAATACAAATTCTGTTGTAAACGTCTCTGAAAATTTTCAAACCACTTCTGTAGTGTGCTAAGGGGAACAAATAATTCTGTAGGATTTGGTACCATTTCTGCTTGCCGCACTGCAAAGGAAGAAGCATAATTGAAGAAATTCTCTAACATTTTAGATGAGAATTCTACAAATGGTGCAACAGAAGTGTCACTGCTCGAAGTAACTGGTGTCTGCTGGGATAGCTGCTGCAAGGGCTCGACTGATATTCCAATCTGTGCTAAGTGCGACTGCTCAATGGCCAGATTACCAAAATGAATTTGGTGGTCATTGCTGTTCCCTCCTGCAAGAGACATAAatcaattttacattttactaaaaaaaaaaaaatgctggcacAGACATTCCAACAGACAAAATTTGACAATTTTGCTCACAAATTGTTATACCTTGATGCTCTTCTCTATAAACATGCATATGAAGTATGTCTGGAAAGTAATGtgtcacaaaaattatttatcaaaaatattgcAATTCACCTTCAAAATATGACtcttgcaaacacacacaaatgttcCTAATGTCTGAGCCCTTGTACATAGAACTACTGGAAATACTCAACTATGAGAGTGTTTAGAGTCTCACTTGCAGCTCTATGGATATTGTTTTCTGTGCCCAAGTGGCGGCCtttcaaaacttaaaatttggggaacaagaagaaatcaCATGAAGCTAACTTGGAGCTATAGGGTGCATGTGGAAAGactggaacttttttttcagccaaTCATTCTCTTACAGCCAGTGAGATGTGCCTTGTTATGTTGTCATAACACACCATTGCTCAAAATTCACTTGAATTCTTCCTTTGATTTGGCACTTCGAAAaggttttacaaaaacaaatatctggGCACTACAAAGACTAGAATGCTCACTGTCCTTGAATTACTTGTTTTTGCCTTTTGCTGGCTGCCTAACTGTGATAtggctttagttgctggcttgtgTAAAACTCCAGTCCTTCCCCAActtcttgtttttgcttctgAATAATTCACGATTTCTTTTAAACCAAATACTAAGATAGGTACAACCACTCACCTGATTTCAAGTTAGCAATCCTAAAGATAGCACTGGGTTTTTGATTTGAAATATGCCCTAGTAAAAGCCATACTGGGCCTTGGGGTTGTGGCCAAGAGaaataaactgcaaaacaaGAAAGGTAAAAGAGTTACAAGCACACCAGTACAACAAATATGATGTTATAACATTACATGATGACCTACAGTTTTACAATGAGGGTAACATCGGTGCAGCAAAGTGTAGTTTATTCACCATGGCTGTCTTTATGTGGTCATCAtgtaatgtttctttctttacccAGGTGATAAGTGTACCACTGCATGTTAGCTCTAGGACAGTAGCTGGTAGTATCTTCTAAATCCTCCCGGGTATCTGGGAGTCTTGTAGGACTCTGTTTTTGTAGTGTGTGGCTACTGTATATTTGTTCTGTGTCACATATACATTTGTGtcacatatatatttgtaacaTGCAACATATGGTAGTGactgtatatttatatgatgCAGCATATGTACTAAGTATAGTGTTACTGTATATGTTTATGGTGTGCTTACAGTGATGCTGCATATGCTGTGAAGTGTAGTGTTACAGTATACGTTTTTGTGGTGAGCACACAGTGGGACTGTATTTGTTACTTCATGTGCTCCTACTTTGTATAGGCACATTCAGCTCAACGCCAAGTATGAAAATACACATTGTAAGTACTTTTTTTgttatcttataaataaattgtgtgTGGTAGGCAAATAAACAGGCAACACTTGAAATTGACACTCTGTCTGACTCTCACTAGATTTGGCTggaatattttatcatttatggCTCAGTAAGGGACTGCACAGAACATGCTTATTTCTATCTTCTCCTCATCACAGACTTCTTCTATAATCAGGCGCAAGCTTTAACCAGTTTCTCTTCCGAGATATTTTACTACCATGACTGTACAGATGAGCATGCTATGGCTGTACACATGAGTATGTCATAACTGTACAGATGAATATGAGATGATTGTAATATGAGTAGGCCATGACTGCATAGACATAGCAAGGTGATGGAGAaggtgtgagtgagaaaaaatTGTGAGCAAGTATGGCAGAGAAGTAACAATCTTTATCATTAAAGGTCATGAATAGCTGGTACCTTAAGTACTGACACTGTGCAAGCAAGCTTACCTGCTCCGCCAAGTCCATCAGGGAATGGCATTTGTCCAGTCATGAAGACAACAACATGATTAATATTGTCTGCCTCTGGGATGTTAAACAGAAACTGGTTGTCACTCACCTGCTGTGGTTGCGTATCTACCtgtaaaaaacacacacacacttagctCCCcaatttgaatttaaaaacaatcgtgaataaataaaattctgtaaATAGGTTTTATAGCTCTTGTAGTTGTCCTTTGGAGTTAATGTTTGGGAATAGATGTACTTCTTGATGATATGAATGTTGAATGATGCCATGAGCCTTAACTGCTGGAAGTAGGGTGGCGCTCACAATTTAAAGTAGGAGATCGATCTGCACATCCCTATCATTGATTGGACATGACACACATCTCAAGGTAAGTCAAGGGCGACTGCACTTTAGGAAGACCTcgggcttttttaaaataaaaaagtaacaaatcCCTTTCACTCTATTCATTGGCAGATCATCCAGAGCTAACAGCTCTATCATCTCCCCTTTATTTTCGGTATAGTCTGTTCAGTGTCACATTACGCTCTTCAATGCGATCGTACCCGAGACCTCTGTTCATGCACATAAATTCCATAGTCCCACCACGGTGTCAACAAGGCGTCGTGCGTGCCCTCGAGTAATACATCTGTATCATATTTCGTTCTCAGCTTTGTAGAAATCTGTTGTCATAAAATCAAACTACCATACATGTGGTGGCACCCAACGGAATGGCTTGCAAAAGTGTTGACAAATCTGCCACGTAAAATGCATAGTCGGAGTCTCTTACAGTGGGTTTCTCTgttcacaaaattttaaattgtatatCACCATACTGTGCCATACAAGCGACTCAGAAATTGTTTACAATCTTTCCAGAATTTACAGACACATGATTAATCTGAATCTTTATAtgcgtttgttttttgtttcaatacAAATCCAAAGGATTTTTTCACAGCAGTGACAAATATTGACCATCTTTACCTTTTGAATGGAggataaaatgttattgtgaTCTTACCAGGCGTCCTGAGACAATAATACCAAACATTACTGGCACCCACGAAAGCTTCTCGCACCATGCAGACAGCGCCGATGAcacaagggaagctactctgcTGACGCTGTAGTACCTAGGAGTGACCTCCCCTGCAACGAGGTATTACCGGGTTGGAAGGCCTTCTATCTCATTTAAagttcaacttttaaaaatgaagctCTCTTAGCTAGTGATGcaaatttctctctttcatacacaAGCTCATGAGCTGATGCACATTCCTGTTGCTCAATGAATGCAAGACTACAGAAATCAGCCGGCAGATATCAGCGACATAGCGAGCTAGCCTCTTGCCAACGTGTGGCGCCGGACCAACAGGGCGCCTGGTAGCCTCATGACTGACACACTCGCTTGTCTCCACTCAGCGTCTTGGCAGTGAAAGGTTCTGGATTCGTCTGGGGAcactgtgtctttctttttttttttttcctttttttttttttttggcaagacCGGCCGTAGGGGGTTTTCTTCGGGTACTCCAGTGCCTCCCACCCCCACTtcaccttccttctcttgtaGTGCGTGATTATCTCTGAGTGGAAGCAATTTAAGTTACTATACTGTagtatttagtatttatttactGTAGTATTTAGCATCTTTGAAAACAATTACCCGCCAAAGCAAGCAAGTAACCAAACACATTGATATCAATAGACGCTTATACACGACGGGAATATTTGATGAGAGCATTTTAGCGTGCTGTGTGCCAGGAAACAGAGTTTAAACCATCTTACGGTTGAAATTTCTTGAACCAAATGGGACAGGACGTGTATGACCTTGTTtggcgacttttttttttttttttttttggaaagccGGTTAATTGATGTGTTCAGCCTTGCTTTCATTCGACAATGTTACTTAATGTTGTCAGTCACGTGTGTATGCGCGTTCATTTCATCCCCCCCCGACTAGAGTTTCCCCATCATGTGTTTGGTGTATGAAATCTGTTTTGAACATAAATGGAAGTTAATTACTGTTAAGGCGTATTGTGGTGAATACTGTAAGATGGTTATTTTGTGTTAAGTACTATAAGGTGTATTGATCATATCTTCGCAACCAGAATACAGTACTCTCATATATTGTGCTCTTGGGTCATAGTTTAACCAGTCAACTCTTGCACCAGTGGCACTTTCAGTCCAATTTTTCAACATCTAAGCAGGGATGAGGTTTTATACTGGTTAATTTTATTATacaaaaaacccagaaaatatTGGAGGCCATTTTTTGTAACATAAAGAAATAGAATAGTTATGTATACATGATCAGTTGTATGAAAGGGTctattgtgtgcgtgtgtgtacatgtgtatatatatatatgtgtgtatatgtgtgagaaTGTCATTTGACAGGACATTTGATGGGCACAGTGGACAGCTCATGCAGTTGATGAAACGTATAAGGCACAGCTCAACTGAGATGAGGGCGTAGTTAGACGTAGACGAGCAgcagtgaaaaataaatcagcgaCAGCAGGCGTTTTATTAGTCATGTGACCAGCGCAAGATGTATAAGAATTCAGTCTAAGCAGATTGGATAGTAATATTGTCCCCTAAAGATTTTCTCAAAAAGTGCCATGCGTGATCGCTGTGAGGGGAGACCATTCAATCCTTTGCCTTGTCCGGGGAGGAGTCTGTCTCTAGGGGTGCTGGTAGGGGTACGGGTACGGGTACGCTGTGTTCGGGAATGATGGTGACGAGCTCCTCACAAGCCCACCCCTGAAGA
This is a stretch of genomic DNA from Pomacea canaliculata isolate SZHN2017 linkage group LG3, ASM307304v1, whole genome shotgun sequence. It encodes these proteins:
- the LOC112559003 gene encoding protein Hikeshi-like; amino-acid sequence: MFGIIVSGRLVDTQPQQVSDNQFLFNIPEADNINHVVVFMTGQMPFPDGLGGAVYFSWPQPQGPVWLLLGHISNQKPSAIFRIANLKSGGNSNDHQIHFGNLAIEQSHLAQIGISVEPLQQLSQQTPVTSSSDTSVAPFVEFSSKMLENFFNYASSFAVRQAEMVPNPTELFVPLSTLQKWFENFQRRLQQNLYFWKS